One stretch of Variovorax sp. 54 DNA includes these proteins:
- a CDS encoding VOC family protein: protein MVQRPRPQRLGHVVLNVRDLKASVRFYTEIVGLEVSDYIEDQMAFLRCGNDHHDLALAQIAPGDPQHAATYTPGRPGLEHFAYQLGSLAEIEDAARYLQAQGIDIVRGIGKHGPGENLFLVFKDPDGNYCEFYAEMVQITPAQPYTPRVWKNDLAAFDQWHFDRFVVPPPEWGPRTAEDEGDNSDNPKR, encoded by the coding sequence ATGGTTCAACGCCCCCGTCCCCAGCGCCTTGGGCACGTCGTGCTCAACGTGCGCGACCTCAAGGCCTCCGTGCGCTTCTACACCGAGATCGTCGGGCTGGAGGTGTCCGACTACATCGAGGACCAGATGGCTTTCCTGCGCTGCGGGAACGACCACCACGACCTGGCGCTGGCGCAGATTGCGCCCGGCGATCCGCAGCATGCGGCCACCTACACGCCGGGGCGGCCCGGGCTGGAGCACTTCGCCTACCAGCTCGGCTCGCTGGCCGAGATCGAGGACGCCGCGCGCTACCTGCAGGCGCAGGGCATCGACATCGTGCGCGGCATCGGCAAGCACGGGCCCGGCGAGAACCTGTTCCTCGTGTTCAAGGACCCCGACGGCAACTACTGCGAGTTCTACGCGGAGATGGTGCAGATCACGCCCGCGCAACCCTACACGCCCCGCGTCTGGAAGAACGACCTCGCGGCCTTCGACCAGTGGCACTTCGACCGGTTCGTGGTGCCGCCGCCCGAGTGGGGGCCGCGCACGGCCGAAGACGAAGGCGACAACAGCGACAACCCGAAGCGCTGA
- a CDS encoding Lrp/AsnC ligand binding domain-containing protein: protein MLDLDRIDLRLLKILQEDGRITNLKLAEAVALSPTAVLARVQRLTRDGFILGYEARLDPYKLGRGFTVFVEVLLDRTTANVFDQFKAAVQVRDEIMECHMVAGGFDYLLKTRMADMAAYREFAGTVLWQLPGVRETRTYAVMEEVKSSARLPLGV from the coding sequence ATGCTTGATCTGGACCGCATCGATCTGCGCCTGCTGAAGATCCTTCAGGAAGACGGGCGCATCACCAACCTCAAGCTGGCGGAGGCCGTCGCGCTCTCCCCCACGGCGGTGCTGGCGCGCGTGCAGCGCCTCACGCGCGATGGTTTCATCCTGGGCTACGAAGCCCGCCTCGACCCTTACAAGCTGGGGCGGGGCTTCACCGTCTTCGTCGAGGTGCTACTCGACCGCACCACCGCCAATGTGTTCGACCAGTTCAAGGCCGCCGTGCAGGTGCGCGACGAGATCATGGAATGCCACATGGTCGCCGGCGGCTTCGACTACCTCCTCAAGACCCGCATGGCCGACATGGCCGCCTACCGCGAGTTCGCCGGCACCGTGCTGTGGCAGCTGCCCGGGGTGCGCGAGACGCGCACGTATGCGGTGATGGAAGAGGTGAAGAGCAGCGCGCGGTTGCCGCTCGGGGTCTGA
- a CDS encoding DUF2242 domain-containing protein — MPPTSSAAFIFSSPARVPAFLFPSLLSVLVLAGCGTLGTRQAFEPEDFDSTTTHTRNYAASEAQTCEAARRALLSQGYMVTAANADLVTARKSFQPAPETHVEVEFRVVCARELGAGSASSGRSTVAFATALQDRYGLKKGSNSASLGVGAIGSLSLPFGGSNEAMVKVASETLSDERFYDRFFTLVERFLQGGGPDMPADAAPGDETPKPSARPAATTFPVSPSPNRG, encoded by the coding sequence ATGCCGCCCACCTCTTCTGCTGCTTTCATCTTCTCTTCGCCGGCCCGCGTGCCGGCGTTTCTGTTCCCGAGCCTGCTGTCGGTGCTCGTGCTGGCCGGCTGCGGCACCTTGGGCACGCGACAGGCCTTCGAGCCCGAAGACTTCGACTCCACCACCACCCACACGCGCAACTACGCCGCCAGCGAGGCCCAGACCTGCGAGGCCGCGCGCCGCGCGTTGCTGAGCCAGGGCTACATGGTCACGGCCGCCAACGCCGACCTGGTGACCGCGCGCAAGAGCTTCCAGCCCGCGCCCGAGACCCACGTCGAGGTCGAGTTCCGCGTGGTCTGCGCACGCGAATTGGGTGCGGGCAGTGCCTCGTCCGGACGCAGCACCGTGGCCTTTGCGACCGCATTGCAAGACCGCTACGGACTGAAGAAGGGCAGCAACTCGGCCAGCCTGGGCGTGGGCGCCATCGGCTCGCTCTCGCTGCCTTTCGGCGGCAGCAACGAGGCGATGGTCAAGGTGGCGAGCGAGACGCTGTCCGACGAACGTTTCTACGACCGCTTCTTCACGCTGGTCGAGCGCTTCCTGCAGGGCGGCGGGCCGGACATGCCCGCCGATGCTGCGCCGGGGGACGAGACACCGAAGCCGTCTGCGCGCCCCGCTGCAACGACCTTCCCCGTGTCGCCGTCGCCGAACCGCGGCTGA
- a CDS encoding GntR family transcriptional regulator, which translates to MENEPGKTLSQTISDRLAEEIVLRRFQPGERLDEQTIATRFGVSRSPVRDALRQLASTRLIEHLPRRGFSVATMAPADLDGLFEASGELEALCAKLCALRAAPSERKRIEFVHQQAGRAAAEGDAKAYAALNEEFHALIYAGARNKTLQDLALSLRQRLAPFRSQGFFTTENRLQHSHVEHEALVAALLAHDGDAAAAAMHSHAANSAMNVLQHFDGSASRTPSSSAAA; encoded by the coding sequence ATGGAAAACGAGCCTGGAAAAACGCTGTCCCAGACCATCTCGGACCGCCTGGCCGAGGAAATCGTGCTGCGCCGTTTCCAGCCCGGCGAACGCCTAGACGAACAGACGATCGCGACGCGCTTCGGCGTCTCGCGCAGCCCGGTGCGCGATGCGCTGCGCCAGCTGGCCTCGACACGGCTGATCGAGCACCTGCCGCGCCGCGGCTTCTCGGTGGCGACGATGGCGCCCGCCGACCTCGACGGCCTCTTCGAAGCCTCCGGCGAACTGGAAGCCCTGTGCGCCAAGCTGTGCGCGTTGCGCGCCGCGCCGTCGGAACGCAAGCGCATCGAGTTCGTTCACCAGCAGGCCGGGCGCGCCGCCGCCGAGGGCGACGCGAAAGCCTACGCCGCGCTGAACGAGGAATTTCACGCGCTGATCTACGCCGGCGCCCGCAACAAGACGCTGCAAGACCTCGCACTGAGCCTGCGGCAGCGCCTCGCGCCCTTCCGCTCGCAAGGCTTCTTCACGACAGAGAACCGCCTGCAGCATTCCCATGTCGAGCACGAAGCCCTCGTTGCCGCCCTGCTGGCGCACGACGGTGACGCCGCCGCCGCCGCCATGCACAGCCATGCGGCCAACTCGGCGATGAACGTGCTGCAGCACTTCGACGGCAGCGCCTCCCGCACCCCGTCTTCCAGCGCCGCCGCCTGA
- a CDS encoding ABC transporter substrate-binding protein, translating into MQPTRRGFAAIARALTGLAFSAMLAGAPPAFAQEKVTYNMAWLPQGSSVGVIVAQAQGYFRELGLDTAIVRGYGGNRTANELDQGQFEFGYVDPISLVLNRANGGKIRMIGAINTRWPAGICFDTKRHQPKTPADMKGLRLGGGSASPVHNVVPAWLELNRQPKESIRLLRMDPAVVDASLIEGKVDLAECWRGSNRAVTQKQAQAAGVTLGWIEYSDFGLDAYGSGFAASEDLIRKRPEVVKKFLRASYRGYEFAMANPEQAADLMVKMFPTTDRAVALAQIKDMNDLLVDPAAKAKGLGHLRDDRMRATVQFVDKAFGLGGKVKPQDAYSNDLLAP; encoded by the coding sequence ATGCAACCCACCCGCAGAGGATTCGCCGCGATCGCGCGCGCACTGACCGGCCTCGCCTTCAGCGCGATGCTGGCCGGCGCACCCCCCGCGTTCGCCCAGGAGAAGGTCACCTACAACATGGCCTGGCTGCCGCAGGGCAGCTCGGTGGGCGTGATCGTCGCGCAGGCGCAGGGCTACTTCCGCGAGCTGGGCCTGGACACCGCCATCGTGCGCGGCTACGGCGGCAACCGCACCGCCAACGAGCTCGACCAGGGGCAGTTCGAGTTCGGCTACGTCGACCCGATCAGCCTGGTGCTCAACCGCGCCAACGGCGGCAAGATCCGCATGATCGGCGCCATCAACACGCGCTGGCCCGCCGGCATCTGCTTCGACACCAAGCGCCACCAGCCCAAGACGCCCGCCGACATGAAGGGCCTGCGGCTGGGCGGCGGCTCGGCCTCGCCGGTGCACAACGTCGTGCCCGCCTGGCTGGAGCTGAACCGCCAGCCCAAGGAGAGCATCCGCCTGCTGCGCATGGACCCCGCCGTGGTCGACGCCTCGCTGATCGAAGGCAAGGTCGACCTGGCCGAATGCTGGCGCGGGAGCAACCGCGCCGTCACCCAGAAGCAGGCCCAGGCCGCGGGCGTGACGCTGGGCTGGATCGAGTACAGCGACTTCGGACTGGACGCCTACGGCAGCGGCTTCGCGGCCAGCGAAGACCTGATCAGGAAGCGACCGGAGGTGGTGAAGAAGTTCCTGCGCGCCTCGTACCGCGGCTACGAGTTCGCCATGGCCAACCCCGAGCAGGCGGCCGACCTCATGGTGAAGATGTTCCCCACCACCGACCGCGCCGTGGCGCTGGCGCAGATCAAGGACATGAACGACCTGCTGGTCGACCCGGCAGCCAAGGCCAAGGGGCTGGGCCACCTGCGCGATGACCGCATGCGCGCCACCGTGCAGTTCGTCGACAAGGCCTTCGGCCTGGGCGGCAAGGTGAAGCCGCAGGACGCGTACAGCAACGACCTGCTCGCACCATGA
- a CDS encoding VOC family protein: MAKLRHIALAVPDPQKAAKFYSEVFDLTIVEPTHSPIADGVYLTDGTICLALLNYKTDEAAGLEKGKDWIGTHHFGFWVDDLDAQRKAIEDHGGTFFMDLPHDKKSLYYEMKFRDLDGVVFDISEGGWVGARK; the protein is encoded by the coding sequence ATGGCCAAACTGCGTCACATCGCCCTTGCCGTTCCCGATCCCCAGAAGGCGGCCAAGTTCTACAGCGAGGTCTTCGACCTCACCATCGTCGAGCCCACGCATTCGCCCATCGCCGATGGCGTGTACCTCACGGACGGCACCATCTGCCTGGCGCTGCTGAACTACAAGACCGACGAGGCCGCCGGCCTCGAAAAAGGCAAGGACTGGATCGGCACGCACCACTTCGGCTTCTGGGTCGACGACCTCGACGCACAGCGCAAGGCCATCGAAGACCACGGCGGCACCTTCTTCATGGACCTGCCGCACGACAAGAAGAGCCTGTACTACGAGATGAAATTCCGCGACCTCGACGGCGTGGTCTTCGACATCTCCGAAGGCGGCTGGGTGGGGGCCCGCAAGTGA
- a CDS encoding fumarylacetoacetate hydrolase family protein, which translates to MSWIALATYRRAGGLAPALVIDSQLYDLEAARAAGLPPLPEAWVTQGVEAMLRDWANAQAWLRDATPIAAALAASGAIRPVADGAAAVAAPFVPSRIFCAASNYASHANEMGTVLAAKSQSKPYMFLKLSNTVIGNGETIQMPPETSKLDWEVELAAVIGKRCRRISVEDALDAVACYTIVNDISARDLNIRGDYPFKHDWFQGKCHDTFAPIGPWLVPAWQIPDPQAVQMRLDVNDEPMQQDSTANMIWTVREQIAYLSTIVTLEPGDVIATGTPTGVGMGRGIYLKPGDRLVASIEGIGRLANQVQAERV; encoded by the coding sequence ATGTCTTGGATCGCGCTCGCCACTTACCGCCGCGCCGGCGGGCTTGCCCCCGCCCTGGTGATCGACAGCCAGCTGTACGACCTGGAGGCGGCCCGCGCGGCCGGCCTGCCGCCGCTGCCCGAAGCCTGGGTCACGCAAGGCGTCGAAGCCATGCTGCGCGACTGGGCGAACGCCCAGGCCTGGCTGCGCGACGCCACGCCCATCGCCGCCGCGCTGGCCGCCTCGGGCGCGATCCGGCCGGTGGCCGACGGCGCCGCGGCCGTGGCTGCGCCCTTCGTGCCGAGCCGCATCTTCTGCGCCGCCTCGAACTACGCCTCGCACGCCAACGAAATGGGCACCGTGCTGGCGGCCAAGTCGCAGAGCAAGCCGTACATGTTCCTGAAGCTCTCGAACACGGTGATCGGCAACGGCGAGACGATCCAGATGCCGCCCGAGACCAGCAAGCTCGACTGGGAGGTCGAACTCGCCGCCGTGATCGGCAAGCGCTGCCGCCGCATCTCGGTCGAGGACGCGCTCGACGCCGTGGCCTGCTACACGATCGTCAACGACATCTCGGCGCGCGACCTCAACATCCGCGGCGACTACCCGTTCAAGCACGACTGGTTCCAGGGCAAGTGCCACGACACCTTCGCACCCATCGGCCCGTGGCTGGTGCCCGCCTGGCAGATCCCCGACCCGCAGGCCGTGCAGATGCGCCTGGACGTGAACGACGAGCCCATGCAGCAGGACAGCACGGCCAACATGATCTGGACGGTGCGCGAGCAGATCGCCTACCTGTCGACCATCGTCACGCTGGAACCCGGCGACGTGATCGCCACCGGCACGCCGACTGGCGTGGGCATGGGTCGGGGTATCTACCTGAAGCCGGGCGACCGGCTGGTGGCGAGCATCGAGGGCATCGGACGGCTGGCCAATCAAGTGCAGGCAGAGCGCGTCTGA
- a CDS encoding prolyl oligopeptidase family serine peptidase — protein MTSAHDNDDNLWLEDIDGEAALDWARQQNARTVHTHAQSPDFQAIEQGLLEVLDSDARIPMVSKIGALYYNFWRDKAHPKGLWRRTTLAEYRTPEPDWETVLDLDALAAEDGENWVWHGADCLEPAYERCLISLSRGGADADVVREFDLVSMTFVEGGFALPEAKNHVTWKDIDHLYVGTDFGPGSMTSSSYPRLVKEWRRGTPLAEAVTVYEGAHEDMSVSAWSDHTPGFERDFVSRQIDFYDSETWLRAPDGTLAKLDVPDDANTGVTREWLLIEPREDWTVAGRTYTAGSLLAARFDDYMAGARELTLLFEPDDTTALDDYSWTRHHLILNVMHDVVNRLEVLTPPADGLGEWARDSLGGAPALSCVAAGGIDETENDDYFLTVSGFLQPTTLYIGTLGQGEPQPLKHSPGFFDASRFRVSQHFATSADGTRVPYFEVAAKDLVADGTNPTLQYAYGGFEISLEPSYSGGIGRSWLERGGVYVVANIRGGGEYGPRWHQAALQENRLRTCEDFAAVSQDLFARGITSPAHLGAMGGSNGGLLMGNMLTLYPQLYGAIVSEVALLDMKRYTQLSAGASWIAEYGDPEQPDEWAFIQTFSPYENAKAGTPYPPALFTTSTRDDRVGPVHARKMHAKLLALGHDSSFYENMEGGHSAAADNKASAFMDALGYAYLWHHIGRPT, from the coding sequence ATGACCTCTGCGCACGACAACGACGACAACCTCTGGCTCGAAGACATCGACGGCGAAGCCGCTCTGGACTGGGCTCGCCAGCAGAATGCACGCACCGTTCACACCCATGCGCAGTCGCCCGACTTCCAGGCGATCGAGCAGGGCCTGCTCGAGGTGCTCGACTCGGATGCGCGCATTCCGATGGTCAGCAAGATCGGTGCGCTGTACTACAACTTCTGGCGCGACAAGGCGCACCCCAAGGGCCTGTGGCGCCGCACCACGCTCGCCGAATACCGCACGCCCGAGCCCGACTGGGAGACCGTGCTCGACCTCGACGCACTGGCCGCCGAAGACGGCGAGAACTGGGTCTGGCACGGCGCCGACTGCCTGGAGCCTGCCTACGAACGCTGCCTGATCTCGCTGTCGCGCGGCGGTGCCGATGCCGACGTGGTGCGCGAGTTCGACCTCGTGAGCATGACGTTCGTCGAAGGCGGCTTCGCGCTGCCCGAGGCGAAGAACCACGTCACCTGGAAAGACATCGACCACCTCTACGTGGGCACCGATTTCGGCCCCGGCTCGATGACCAGCTCGAGCTACCCGCGCCTGGTGAAGGAGTGGCGGCGCGGCACGCCGCTGGCCGAAGCCGTCACCGTGTACGAGGGCGCGCACGAAGACATGTCGGTGAGCGCCTGGAGCGACCACACGCCCGGCTTCGAACGCGACTTCGTCTCGCGCCAGATCGACTTCTACGACAGCGAGACCTGGCTGCGCGCGCCCGACGGCACGCTGGCCAAGCTCGACGTGCCCGACGACGCCAACACCGGCGTCACGCGCGAGTGGTTGCTGATCGAGCCGCGCGAAGACTGGACCGTGGCCGGCCGCACCTACACCGCCGGCTCGCTGCTGGCCGCGCGCTTCGACGACTACATGGCCGGCGCGCGCGAGCTCACGCTGCTGTTCGAACCCGACGACACGACCGCGCTCGACGACTACTCATGGACGCGCCACCACCTCATCCTCAACGTGATGCACGACGTGGTGAACCGGCTCGAGGTGCTCACGCCGCCGGCGGACGGCCTCGGCGAGTGGGCGCGCGACAGCCTGGGCGGCGCGCCCGCGCTCTCGTGCGTGGCGGCCGGCGGCATCGACGAGACCGAGAACGACGACTATTTCCTGACCGTGAGCGGCTTCCTGCAGCCGACCACGCTGTACATCGGCACCCTCGGCCAGGGCGAGCCGCAGCCGCTGAAGCACAGCCCCGGCTTCTTCGACGCCTCGCGCTTTCGCGTGAGCCAGCATTTCGCGACCTCGGCGGACGGCACGCGCGTGCCCTACTTCGAAGTCGCCGCCAAGGACCTCGTGGCCGACGGCACCAACCCCACGCTGCAGTACGCCTACGGCGGGTTCGAGATCTCGCTGGAGCCGAGCTACAGCGGCGGCATCGGCCGTTCCTGGCTGGAACGTGGCGGCGTCTACGTGGTGGCGAACATCCGCGGCGGCGGCGAGTACGGCCCGCGCTGGCACCAGGCCGCGCTGCAGGAGAACCGCCTGCGCACCTGCGAAGACTTCGCGGCCGTGTCGCAAGACCTGTTCGCACGCGGCATCACCTCGCCCGCGCACCTGGGCGCCATGGGCGGCAGCAACGGCGGCCTGCTCATGGGCAACATGCTCACGCTGTACCCGCAGCTGTACGGCGCCATCGTGAGCGAGGTGGCGCTGCTCGACATGAAGCGCTACACGCAGCTGTCGGCCGGCGCCTCGTGGATCGCGGAGTACGGCGACCCGGAACAGCCCGACGAGTGGGCATTCATCCAGACCTTCTCGCCCTACGAGAACGCCAAGGCCGGCACGCCCTACCCGCCGGCGCTTTTCACCACCTCCACGCGCGACGACCGCGTGGGGCCCGTGCATGCGCGCAAGATGCACGCGAAGCTGCTCGCGCTCGGGCACGACAGCAGCTTCTACGAAAACATGGAAGGCGGCCACAGCGCCGCCGCGGACAACAAGGCGTCCGCCTTCATGGATGCGCTCGGCTACGCCTACCTCTGGCACCACATCGGGAGACCGACATGA
- a CDS encoding ABC transporter permease has product MHPAPSSRAESWRRFTDPALLFLALGLLWEKSVDVFGIKRYLLPPLSQVLDSLWTNRMALLVQSWVTTQEVLAGFALAAIGGVLLGLAIHAIPVVRRSLYPLIVVFQGLPKIALAPLMVIWFGYGDTSKVLMAFLFAFFPVVIATMGGLAGTPAHLVEHFRAIRASSWTTFRRLYVPSALPSIMDGLRSAMPLAVIGAIVGEFVGSERGLGHLILEANANARTDYLFAALVVISVVAGLLYLLVELAAKRIWWRGL; this is encoded by the coding sequence ATGCACCCCGCCCCTTCCTCGCGCGCCGAATCGTGGCGCCGCTTCACCGACCCCGCCCTGCTGTTCCTCGCGCTGGGCCTGCTGTGGGAGAAATCGGTCGACGTGTTCGGCATCAAGCGCTACCTGCTGCCGCCGCTGTCGCAGGTGCTCGACAGCCTGTGGACCAACCGCATGGCGCTGCTCGTGCAGTCGTGGGTCACGACGCAGGAGGTGCTGGCCGGCTTCGCGCTGGCGGCCATCGGCGGCGTGCTGCTCGGGCTCGCGATCCACGCCATCCCGGTGGTGCGGCGGTCGCTGTACCCGCTCATCGTGGTGTTCCAGGGCCTGCCCAAGATCGCGCTGGCGCCGCTCATGGTGATCTGGTTCGGCTACGGCGACACCTCCAAGGTGCTGATGGCCTTTCTCTTCGCCTTCTTCCCGGTGGTGATCGCCACCATGGGCGGGCTGGCGGGCACGCCGGCGCATCTGGTGGAGCACTTCCGCGCCATCCGTGCCTCGTCCTGGACCACCTTCCGCCGCCTCTACGTGCCCTCGGCGCTGCCGTCGATCATGGACGGCCTGCGCTCGGCCATGCCGCTGGCCGTGATCGGCGCGATCGTGGGCGAGTTCGTCGGCTCCGAGCGCGGGCTCGGCCACCTCATCCTCGAAGCCAACGCCAACGCGCGCACCGACTACCTGTTTGCCGCGCTGGTGGTGATCTCGGTGGTCGCCGGCCTGCTGTACCTGCTGGTCGAACTGGCCGCCAAGCGCATCTGGTGGCGCGGGCTCTGA
- the rocF gene encoding arginase, whose product MNSSTAATLELIGAPTDIGASVRGAGMGPDALRVAGLAEALAGQGFTVLDRGNLAGPATPWAPPANGLRHLTEVIAWNRSVYAAVDTALGAGHVPVMLGGDHCLAIGSISAVAWHARQRGKKLRVLWLDAHSDVNTETTSPSGNLHGMPVSCLLGHGPAGLTGWSGEPAALAHDAIRFIGIRSVDDDEKKAIRTLDLTVFDMRHIDENGMRTTMTEALQDVDEDTHLHVSFDLDCLDPADAPGVGTGVRGGPTYREMQLCMEMIADTGRLGSVDVVELNPALDVRNQTAEVAVELIESLFGKSTLVR is encoded by the coding sequence ATGAACAGCAGCACCGCCGCCACCCTCGAACTGATCGGTGCACCGACCGACATCGGCGCCAGCGTGCGCGGTGCGGGCATGGGGCCCGACGCGCTGCGTGTGGCCGGCCTGGCCGAAGCGCTGGCGGGCCAGGGCTTCACGGTGCTCGACCGCGGCAACCTCGCGGGCCCGGCCACGCCGTGGGCGCCACCCGCCAACGGGCTGCGCCACCTCACCGAAGTGATCGCGTGGAACCGCTCGGTGTACGCCGCCGTCGACACCGCGTTGGGCGCCGGCCACGTGCCGGTGATGCTGGGCGGCGACCACTGCCTGGCGATCGGCTCGATCAGCGCCGTGGCCTGGCACGCACGCCAGCGCGGCAAGAAGCTGCGCGTGCTGTGGCTCGATGCGCACTCCGACGTCAACACCGAGACCACGAGCCCCAGCGGCAACCTGCACGGCATGCCGGTGTCGTGCCTGCTGGGCCACGGGCCCGCGGGCCTCACGGGCTGGAGCGGCGAACCCGCGGCGCTGGCGCACGACGCGATCCGCTTCATCGGCATCCGCAGCGTGGACGACGACGAGAAAAAAGCGATCCGCACGCTCGACCTGACCGTGTTCGACATGCGCCACATCGACGAGAACGGCATGCGCACCACCATGACCGAGGCGCTGCAGGACGTGGACGAAGACACCCACCTGCACGTGAGCTTCGACCTCGACTGCCTCGACCCGGCCGACGCGCCCGGCGTGGGCACGGGCGTGCGCGGCGGGCCGACCTACCGCGAGATGCAGCTGTGCATGGAAATGATCGCCGACACCGGCCGGCTCGGCTCGGTCGACGTGGTGGAACTCAACCCCGCGCTCGACGTGCGCAACCAGACGGCCGAGGTGGCGGTGGAGCTGATCGAGAGCCTGTTCGGCAAGTCCACGCTGGTGCGCTGA
- a CDS encoding Glu/Leu/Phe/Val family dehydrogenase encodes MNEKLSFVNPTANSPWGTYLSQVDRVVPYLGPLARWVETLKRPKRALIVDVPIEMDNGTIAHFEGYRVQHNMSRGPGKGGVRFHPDVTLEEVMALSAWMTIKTAAVNLPYGGAKGGIRVDPKKLSLQELEKVTRRYTSEIGIIIGPHTDIPAPDVNTNAQIMAWMMDTYSMNTGGTATGVVTGKPLHLGGSLGRVKATGRGVFVTGREAARRLGLDLRGARIAVQGFGNVGSVAAELFVEAGAKIVAVQDHTGTIVNTNGLDLAQLVPISRTDGVVGFKAGGDIVPNEDFWDVACDILIPAALEGQITAERAKKTTAKLVLEGANGPTVPEADDILAERGVLVVPDVICNAGGVTVSYFEWVQDFSSFFWDEDEINVRLDRIMMNALNQIWDTADKHKISLRTATYAVACERILMARQERGLYP; translated from the coding sequence ATGAACGAGAAACTCTCCTTCGTCAATCCGACGGCCAACAGCCCCTGGGGCACCTACCTGTCGCAGGTCGATCGTGTCGTGCCGTACCTCGGCCCGCTGGCGCGCTGGGTCGAAACCCTCAAGCGCCCCAAGCGTGCGCTGATCGTCGACGTGCCGATCGAGATGGACAACGGCACCATCGCCCACTTCGAGGGCTACCGCGTGCAGCACAACATGAGCCGCGGCCCGGGCAAGGGCGGCGTGCGCTTCCACCCCGACGTCACGCTCGAAGAAGTGATGGCGCTGTCGGCCTGGATGACCATCAAGACCGCGGCCGTCAACCTGCCGTACGGCGGTGCCAAGGGCGGCATCCGCGTCGATCCGAAGAAGCTCTCGCTGCAGGAGCTCGAGAAGGTCACGCGCCGCTACACCAGCGAGATCGGCATCATCATCGGCCCGCACACCGACATCCCCGCGCCCGACGTGAACACCAACGCGCAGATCATGGCGTGGATGATGGACACCTACTCGATGAACACCGGCGGCACCGCCACCGGCGTCGTCACGGGCAAGCCGCTGCACCTGGGCGGTTCGCTGGGCCGCGTGAAGGCCACCGGCCGCGGCGTGTTCGTCACCGGCCGTGAAGCGGCCCGCCGCCTGGGCCTGGACCTGCGTGGCGCGCGCATCGCGGTGCAGGGCTTCGGCAACGTGGGCTCGGTCGCGGCCGAACTCTTCGTGGAGGCCGGCGCCAAGATCGTCGCGGTGCAGGACCACACCGGCACCATCGTGAACACCAACGGCCTCGATCTGGCCCAGCTCGTGCCCATCTCGCGCACCGACGGCGTGGTCGGCTTCAAGGCCGGCGGCGACATCGTGCCGAACGAAGACTTCTGGGACGTCGCCTGCGACATCCTGATCCCGGCCGCGCTCGAAGGCCAGATCACCGCCGAACGCGCCAAGAAGACCACCGCCAAGCTGGTGCTCGAAGGCGCCAACGGCCCGACGGTGCCCGAGGCCGACGACATCCTGGCCGAGCGCGGCGTGCTGGTCGTGCCCGACGTGATCTGCAACGCCGGCGGCGTGACGGTCTCGTACTTCGAATGGGTGCAGGACTTCTCGTCCTTCTTCTGGGACGAGGACGAGATCAACGTGCGCCTGGACCGCATCATGATGAACGCGCTCAACCAGATCTGGGACACGGCCGACAAGCACAAGATCTCGCTGCGCACGGCCACGTATGCGGTGGCCTGCGAGCGCATCCTGATGGCGCGCCAGGAACGCGGTCTGTACCCCTGA
- a CDS encoding ABC transporter ATP-binding protein, whose amino-acid sequence MKPGTVATGEATVRAPGAIDTAIGVSRVAKTFDARHSVRALEQVDFTVQRGEFVSILGPSGCGKSTLLRIVAGLIQPDAGGEVRVLDHLQTRMSDDVGVVFQTHNMLPWETVEANIRLAAEVRKLPKKDIDERVEALLPILKLEKFRRNYPHELSGGMRQRAALGQILVMRPQVLLLDEPFGALDALTRDQLNVELLRLWQEMRQTVILITHSISEAVFLSDRVLVMSERPGRIVEDIRIDLPRPRDPRTTKEAAAFGHYVVQLGHLMGVD is encoded by the coding sequence GTGAAGCCTGGGACTGTGGCCACCGGCGAGGCGACGGTGCGCGCCCCCGGTGCCATCGACACGGCGATCGGCGTCAGCCGCGTGGCGAAGACCTTCGACGCGCGCCACAGCGTGCGCGCGCTGGAGCAGGTCGACTTCACAGTGCAGCGCGGCGAGTTCGTCTCGATCCTGGGGCCGAGCGGCTGCGGCAAGAGCACCTTGCTGCGCATCGTGGCCGGGCTCATACAGCCCGACGCCGGCGGCGAGGTGCGCGTGCTCGACCACCTGCAGACGCGGATGTCCGACGACGTGGGCGTGGTGTTCCAGACCCACAACATGCTGCCGTGGGAGACCGTGGAAGCCAACATCCGCCTCGCGGCCGAGGTGCGCAAGCTGCCGAAGAAGGACATCGACGAACGCGTGGAAGCGCTGCTGCCGATCCTCAAGCTGGAGAAGTTCCGCCGCAACTATCCGCACGAACTCTCGGGCGGCATGCGCCAGCGCGCCGCGCTCGGACAGATCCTCGTGATGCGGCCCCAGGTGCTGCTGCTCGACGAGCCCTTCGGGGCGCTCGACGCGCTCACGCGCGACCAGCTCAACGTCGAGCTGCTGCGCCTGTGGCAGGAGATGCGCCAGACGGTGATCCTCATCACCCACAGCATCTCGGAGGCCGTCTTTCTTTCGGACCGCGTGCTCGTGATGTCCGAGCGGCCGGGCCGCATCGTCGAGGACATCCGCATCGACCTGCCGCGCCCGCGCGACCCGCGCACCACCAAGGAAGCGGCCGCCTTCGGCCACTACGTGGTGCAGCTGGGCCATCTGATGGGCGTCGACTGA